One genomic region from Halorussus rarus encodes:
- a CDS encoding non-histone chromosomal MC1 family protein, with translation MVREDGKRNFALRESSGDESSVFSGNTPRQAALKAARRLEPASSEDAADRTELRLREKGTDKVHIYDGWAWNESAPDDKPDWMPDEITEANVSKQGIEHLDE, from the coding sequence ATGGTACGTGAAGACGGTAAACGGAACTTCGCTCTCCGAGAATCGAGCGGTGACGAGAGTAGTGTCTTCTCGGGGAACACTCCCCGACAGGCAGCACTGAAGGCGGCCCGCCGGCTCGAGCCGGCGTCGTCCGAGGACGCCGCCGACCGAACCGAGCTCCGGCTCCGGGAGAAGGGCACCGACAAGGTCCACATCTACGACGGCTGGGCGTGGAACGAGTCGGCGCCGGACGACAAACCCGACTGGATGCCGGACGAGATAACCGAAGCCAACGTCTCGAAGCAGGGTATCGAACACCTCGATGAATAG